The following proteins are co-located in the Lagenorhynchus albirostris chromosome 4, mLagAlb1.1, whole genome shotgun sequence genome:
- the FGG gene encoding fibrinogen gamma chain, giving the protein MSWSSHPRSLILCFYTLSLLSSTCLAYIATRDNCCILDERFGSYCPTTCGIADFLSTYQTSVDKDLQNLEGILRQVENKTSEAKELVKAIQISYHSDGPAKPNGIESATKISKKMLEEIMKYETLISTHESTVRFLQEIYNSNNQKIINLKQKVVQLEAKCQEPCQDTVKIHDTTGKDCQDIANKGARESGLYFIKPLKAKQQFLVYCEIDGSGNGWTVFQKRLDGSVDFKKNWIQYKEGFGHLSPTGNTEFWLGNEKIHLISTQSTIPYVLRVQLEDWNGRTSTADYATFRVTGENDKYRMTYAYFIGGDAGDAFDGYDFGEDTSDKFFTSHNGMQFSTWDNDNDKFEGNCAEQDGSGWWMNKCHAGHLNGIYYQGGTYSKTSTTNGYDNGIIWATWKSRWYSMKKTTMKLIPYNRIAIGEGQQHHLGGAKQVRPEHHVEIEYD; this is encoded by the exons ATGAGTTGGTCCTCACACCCCCGGAGTTTAATCCTCTGCTTCTACACTCTTTCATTGCTCTCTTCAACATGCCTGGCA TATATTGCTACCCGAGACAACTGCTGCATCTTAGATGAAAGATTT GGTAGTTATTGCCCAACTACCTGTGGAATTGCAGATTTCCTGTCTACTTACCAAACCAGTGTAGACAAGGATCTACAGAATTTGGAAGGCATCTTACGTCAGGTTGAGAACAAGACATCAGAAGCCAAAGAGTTGGTCAAAGCAATCCAGATCAGCTACCACTCTGATGGACCAGCAAAGCCAA atgggaTAGAGAGTGCTACCAAGATTTCCAAGAAAATGTTGGAAGAAATTATGAAATACGAAACAttgatttcaacacatgaatcaACAGTTCG ATTTTTGCAGGaaatatataattcaaataaTCAAAAAATCATCAACCTGAAACAGAAAGTGGTCCAACTGGAAGCAAAGTGTCAGGAACCTTGTCAAGATACAGTGAAAATACATGATACAACTGGGAAAG attgtcaAGACATTGCCAATAAGGGGGCCAGAGAGAGTGGGCTTTACTTTATCAAACCTCTGAAAGCTAAGCAGCAGTTCTTAGTATACTGTGAAATTGATGGGTCTGGAAATGGATGGACTGTGTTTCAGAAG AGGCTTGATGGCAGTGTGGATTTCAAGAAAAACTGGATTCAATATAAAGAAGGGTTTGGACATCTGTCTCCTACTGGAAACACAGAATTTTGGCTGGGAAATGAGAAGATTCATTTGATAAGCACACAGTCTACCATCCCATATGTATTAAGAGTGCAGTTGGAGGATTGGAATGGCAGAACCAG TACTGCAGACTATGCTACGTTCAGGGTGACAGGTGAAAATGACAAATACCGCATGACATATGCCTACTTTATTGGTGGAGATGCTGGAGATGCGTTTGATGGCTACGATTTTGGCGAGGATACTAGTGACAAGTTTTTCACATCCCACAATGGCATGCAGTTCAGTACCTGGGACAATGACAACGATAAGTTTGAAGGCAACTGCGCTGAACAGGATGGATCTGGTTGGTGGATGAACAAATGTCATGCTGGCCACCTCAATGGAATTTATTACCAAG GCGGCACTTACTCAAAAACATCTACTACTAATGGTTATGATAATGGCATTATTTGGGCCACTTGGAAATCCCGGTGGTATTCAATGAAGAAAACCACCATGAAATTAATCCCATATAACAGAATCGCTATTGGAGAAGGACAGCAACACCACCTTGGGGGAGCCAAACAGGTCAGACCAGAACATCATGTTGAAATAGAATATGACTAA